One window from the genome of Nitrospira defluvii encodes:
- a CDS encoding AURKAIP1/COX24 domain-containing protein produces the protein MASVLKKRRKKMRKHKYKKLRRRQKFLRRKS, from the coding sequence ATGGCGAGTGTCCTCAAGAAACGCCGGAAGAAGATGCGCAAGCACAAGTACAAGAAGTTGCGCCGGCGTCAGAAATTCTTGCGTCGCAAGAGCTGA